CGGCCAGGTATGCACCGCGACGTGCGATTCGGGCATAATCATGAGAGCGCTCAGGCCGTAAGGTTCAAACTGGTGGACCTTGAGGCCGAGGATGTCCCCGCCGTAAGTACAGGCCACATCTCGCAGGAAGTTTTCCATCAGGGCCGCATCAT
The window above is part of the Atribacteraceae bacterium genome. Proteins encoded here:
- a CDS encoding S-adenosylmethionine decarboxylase, whose protein sequence is MGPDAFPRHLLIEIIDSQLLNDAALMENFLRDVACTYGGDILGLKVHQFEPYGLSALMIMPESHVAVHTWP